One Trichormus variabilis 0441 genomic window, ACCTATTTACTAATTATCAATACTCCCATCATACCGTTCGCAATGGGGTAGTGTGTGGCTGAGGTAAAACCAACTTGAAGGGCTATTTCTACTTGTTCTTTGCCAATGGGGAAGCGGTCTAAACTGGGGCTGATATAAGCGTATTCTTCTTTGACTCCCAGGCGATCGGCTAGTGGTACAACTATACTATCTAAGTACCATTGCTGAAAGGTGCGGAATTGTTGATTGTTGGGGCGATGAAAATCTAAAATGGCTGCCTTTGCATTGGGTTTGAGTACGCGGCGCAGTTCTTGGAGACTACGGGGAATATCTGTGACATTTCTTAAGCCGTAGCCCATTGTCGCCGCATCGAATTGATTATCCTCAAAAGGTAAATCCAAGACATTGGCTTCCACCCAAGAAATATGAGGTTGGGGGTATTGTGCTTGGGCGCGTTGTTTGGCGGTTTCTAGCAGGTTAGCAGAGAAATCCACACCGTATACTTGGCCTGTCGAGCCTACACGCCGTGCTAGACGTAGGGCTAAATCCCCACTCCCGCAACATAAATCTAAACAAGTATCTCCTGGTTTAGCCCCAGTCCATTTAATCGCCATTTCTTTCCAGATGCGATGCTGTCCTAGACTTAGCCAATCATTCAACTGGTCGTAGACGGGGGCAATGCGGTCAAAAATAGCACGAATTTCGTTTGTCATTAGTCAATGGTCATTAGTCCATAGTCATTAGTCAACAGTCAACCATAAGATGGGGCAAAATACACGATAATTATGGATAGCCCAATCGGTATGAGCGACAAAATTCGCAGTTATCAAGTAACTGCGAACTGTGAATTGGCTTGAATATATCAGGGACTATAGACTACAGCGACTACTAGTCAGAGCGATCGCTACCAGTTGGGCTGATAAATGGATGAGTGTTAATTCATCTTCCCGTAAAGAGATTGGTTGTTGCCACTGGAGGGACAGCACACCTAACATCTCATTGCGGTAGGTAATGGGGATGACTACATGAGCTTGGATACCGTTATCTTGATATTGACTGATGCTGGCTAATTTGGGGTCTTTGGCAATATTGGCAGCTACCTGAATTTGACCAGTAGCGATCGCCTCGTTTGTCAGGGGGTCTTGGTTTAGCCAGTTGTTGACAGTACCTTGTTGACTGTAAAAGCCTTG contains:
- the ubiE gene encoding bifunctional demethylmenaquinone methyltransferase/2-methoxy-6-polyprenyl-1,4-benzoquinol methylase UbiE, producing the protein MTNEIRAIFDRIAPVYDQLNDWLSLGQHRIWKEMAIKWTGAKPGDTCLDLCCGSGDLALRLARRVGSTGQVYGVDFSANLLETAKQRAQAQYPQPHISWVEANVLDLPFEDNQFDAATMGYGLRNVTDIPRSLQELRRVLKPNAKAAILDFHRPNNQQFRTFQQWYLDSIVVPLADRLGVKEEYAYISPSLDRFPIGKEQVEIALQVGFTSATHYPIANGMMGVLIISK